The Apium graveolens cultivar Ventura chromosome 11, ASM990537v1, whole genome shotgun sequence genome has a window encoding:
- the LOC141697488 gene encoding uncharacterized protein LOC141697488, producing MDKKLRQWSQARKAPSQVLRTKQRSGAYFQPAWGIRGKDSIVGSTALSKEWSKHSISPVDYQDFVLQQDLEGNELFGAQALATANAHFQGAIHQAKAWKVGLEDANKKLEEANQKIEALEAQLASSTSDLETARAENVILKAQKDKAFDGWMDTQEFKDLMVEHDALLHPVSYKEGWDAAVEAIQDEFPEVLEQSPFPCPVRVPELGGVTEKLAVMIKDGEEEDSSEEEFEPVAKKARVEEPSKAAPQQPTSSAEGNSTGTSEGTTETSEETTETSEETSDSGSEESQPSKA from the exons atggataaaaaactaag gcaatggagccaagcgaggaaggcccccagccaagttttgcgcaccaagcagaggtcaggggcctattttcaacctgcctgggggatccggggcaaggactctatcgtgggcagcacggcgctgtccaaggaatggtctaagcattccatctccccggtggactatcaagattttgtccttcaacaggacttagaggggaatgagctatttggagcccaggctctggcgacg gctaacgcccatttccagggggcaattcaccaagctaaagcttggaaggttggcctggaagatgccaacaagaagttggaagaggccaaccaaaaaatagaggcccttgaagctcaactggcctcttccacttctgacctagagacggcccgggccgaaaatgtcattctgaaggcgcagaaggacaaagcctttgatggctggatggacacccaagaattcaaggacttgatggtggagcatgatgcccttcttcacccagttagctataaagagggctgggatgctgctgtggaggccatccaggatgagtttccagaggtccttgagcagtccccctttccttgccctgtgcgggttccagagcttggaggtgttaccgagaagcttgctgttatgatcaaggatggagaggaggaagattcttccgaagaggagtttgagcctgtcgctaagaaggccagggtggaagagccttcaaaagcagcgcctcaacagccaacATCTTCTGCAGAGGGAAattctacagggacttcggaggggacaaccgagacgtccgaagaaacgactgagacttccgaggagacttcggatagtggttctgaggaatctcagccttccaaggcctaa
- the LOC141696620 gene encoding putative disease resistance protein RXW24L has protein sequence MGGLGKTTLAEKIYNHSTIKTHFAGLAWVSISQKWQRRQILQRILIGLVYEMKEEIFTWDEGKLVENLLQIQQKKKCLIVLDDIWSNDAWDSIKAAFTAEKSLSKLMLTTRNVDVARHANPKGFIHQPECLSPDQSWELLQLKALPTRGGYLGKRRRFFRSNDIGEGNDLNLNHYDVSRVAKTRQLVFYDKRVVEANSYFTGKPNHQQYRSILFRNVDREDESQQLRLGLYLANFKLLRVLSLENVTHSRRSVLGTFSGTNIGRVLGSLVYLRYLSLRGSNLKTFPWIHNLVLLQTLNLNVPDDIFKSPASSNVLGKLAFLRHLYLLPWVSLKSVKKTKLRFNGLSKLETLENFNTEWCEVKDLPKLSGLRKFQY, from the exons ATGGGAGGTCTGGGTAAGACAACTCTGGCTGAAAAAATATACAATCATTCCACCATCAAGACTCACTTTGCTGGTTTAGCTTGGGTTTCCATTTCACAAAAGTGGCAAAGGAGACAAATTTTGCAGCGAATACTTATAGGTCTCGTATATGAGATGAAAGAGGAAATATTTACTTGGGACGAAGGCAAGCTAGTGGAGAATCTGCTACAAATCCAGCAAAAGAAGAAATGTTTGATAGTACTTGATGACATTTGGTCAAATGATGCTTGGGATTCTATAAAGGCGGCTTTCACTGCTGAAAAATCTTTAAGCAAATTAATGCTTACAACTCGTAATGTTGATGTTGCTCGGCATGCAAATCCAAAAGGATTCATTCACCAACCAGAATGTCTAAGCCCAGATCAAAGTTGGGAGCTACTTCAGTTGAAAGCGCTTCCTACAAGAGGAGGTTATCTAG GCAAAAGGAGAAGATTTTTTCGAAGCAATGATATTGGGGAAGGAAACGACTTGAATCTCAATCATTATGATGTCTCTCGGGTTGCTAAAACTAGACAGCTTGTATTTTATGACAAAAGAGTCGTAGAAGCTAATTCTTACTTTACCGGGAAACCAAATCACCAACAATACCGATCAATTTTATTTCGAAATGTGGATCGTGAAGATGAAAGTCAGCAACTACGATTGGGACTGTATTTGGCCAATTTTAAGTTACTAAGAGTTTTGTCTCTTGAAAATGTAACGCATAGTAGACGATCCGTTTTAGGTACCTTTTCTGGTACAAATATTGGAAGAGTATTAGGCAGCCTTGTTTACTTGCGCTATCTCAGCCTAAGGGGTTCTAATTTGAAAACTTTTCCATGGATACATAACTTGGTGCTGCTACAGACTCTCAACCTAAATGTGCCGGATGATATTTTTAAGTCACCGGCGTCAAGTAatgttttgggcaagttggcatTTTTGCGTCATTTGTATTTACTTCCTTGGGTCTCTCTCAAATCAGTGAAGAAAACCAAATTAAGGTTTAATGGGCTGAGCAAATTAGAGACACTCGAAAATTTCAATACTGAGTGGTGTGAGGTTAAGGATCTGCCAAAATTATCCGGTCTTCGAAAATTTCAATACTGA